A window of the Vigna angularis cultivar LongXiaoDou No.4 chromosome 3, ASM1680809v1, whole genome shotgun sequence genome harbors these coding sequences:
- the LOC108325626 gene encoding protein SMALL AUXIN UP-REGULATED RNA 12 encodes MMRSFVGKIQKGVSQIVPGKPALNYINENQLENTGAVPEDVSKGYFAVIAIKDGEIKRFVVELDYLTNPAFLGLLDQAGEEYGFKQQGTLAVPCKPKELQKILDGWRVRPDTIKAAGRDLYVPKFL; translated from the coding sequence ATGATGAGGTCTTTCGTTGGAAAGATTCAAAAGGGTGTCTCGCAGATTGTGCCTGGAAAACCTGCACTGAACTACATCAATGAAAACCAATTGGAAAACACAGGGGCTGTGCCAGAAGATGTTAGCAAAGGGTATTTTGCAGTTATTGCAATCAAAGATGGAGAAATCAAAAGGTTTGTGGTTGAGTTGGATTACTTGACTAATCCTGCATTCTTGGGACTGTTAGATCAAGCTGGAGAAGAGTATGGTTTCAAGCAACAGGGAACTCTTGCAGTCCCTTGTAAGCCTAAGGAGTTACAGAAGATTCTAGATGGTTGGAGAGTGAGACCAGACACCATCAAAGCTGCAGGAAGGGATTTATATGTACCTAAGTTCCTATGA
- the LOC108324642 gene encoding auxin-induced protein X15 — protein sequence MMLRSFVGKVEKGVSDFVHRRPQLRYYSEATSVGDDVREGYFAVLAIKGGESKRFVVGLHYLNDPAFLGLLEQAEQEFGFRQKGALAIPCQPQELQKILDGRRPCR from the coding sequence ATGATGCTTAGGTCTTTTGTTGGAAAGGTAGAAAAGGGTGTTTCAGACTTTGTTCACAGAAGACCACAACTGAGGTACTACAGTGAAGCCACAAGTGTGGGAGATGATGTTAGGGAAGGATATTTTGCTGTTCTTGCAATCAAAGGTGGAGAATCCAAAAGGTTTGTTGTTGGGTTGCATTACTTGAATGATCCTGCTTTCTTAGGACTGCTTGAACAAGCCGAACAAGAGTTTGGTTTCAGACAAAAGGGAGCTCTTGCAATCCCTTGTCAGCCTCAGGAATTACAGAAGATTCTAGATGGTCGGAGACCATGTAGATAA
- the LOC108325418 gene encoding thylakoid lumenal 15.0 kDa protein 2, chloroplastic, whose protein sequence is MAHSHYLHHIPSLPSLSASLTPQTPSLPVRRLQLKTLSYHAPSHATFSSFKPLHFALSGALSLGLLFGGIRVAEAAKVGVNKPELLPKEFTSVIDVAGFLSDGQEKRLAAEIAALEADTGFKLRVLAQNYPDTPGLAVKDFWQVDDRTVVFVADPTFGNILNFNVGASVDLDIPRSFWSRLAGKYGNIFYWKEKGEDASIEAAVTAISNCLREPVGPNNCSEVN, encoded by the exons ATGGCGCATTCTCATTATCTTCATCATATTCCTTCGTTACCATCTTTATCTGCATCTCTCACTCCCCAAACTCCTTCGCTTCCCGTTCGGCGATTACAGCTCAAGACGCTGTCGTATCATGCCCCTTCACACGCCACTTTCAGCTCTTTCAAACCTCTTCATTTTGCTCTCTCTGGAGCCCTCTCACTTGGGTTATTATTCGGAG GAATTCGGGTGGCCGAGGCTGCAAAAGTAGGTGTGAACAAGCCGGAGTTGCTCCCCAAGGAGTTTACCTCTGTCATTGATGTTGCTGGGTTCCTCTCTGATGGACAG GAGAAAAGATTAGCAGCAGAGATTGCTGCTCTTGAAGCAGATACCGGATTCAAGTTAAGGGTTTTGGCCCAGAACTATCCTGATACGCCAG GTTTGGCTGTCAAAGATTTCTGGCAGGTAGATGACAGAACAGTTGTCTTTGTTGCTGATCCCACATTTG gtaatattttgaatttcaacGTTGGTGCTTCAGTTGATTTGGACATTCCACGTAGCTTTTGGAGTCGCTTGGCTGGGAAATATGGGAACATTTTCTATTGGAAAGAAAAG GGGGAAGATGCATCTATTGAAGCAGCAGTAACGGCAATTTCTAATTGCCTGAGAGAACCGGTTGGGCCTAATAATTGTTCTGAGGTGAATTAA